A part of Miscanthus floridulus cultivar M001 chromosome 6, ASM1932011v1, whole genome shotgun sequence genomic DNA contains:
- the LOC136461213 gene encoding uncharacterized protein: MKRQADKNRSERSFQVGDKVFVKIQPYVSNISGSSCQPEVIVQILWTLPPSSSVHPVFHVSQLKAAILPGTPVLPSFPTDIELPRVPVEILKQRIVPTATGSVEQVLIRWSGWDREMAAWENAAHLRQAYPRATAWGQAGSQAPGNVIIQPTTSEAAEDDHGPRAGSRTRRPNVRLAGSEWV; the protein is encoded by the exons ATGAAGCGTCAGGCTGACAAGAACCGATCCGAGAGGTCGTTCCAAGTTGGGGACAAGGTTTTTGTGAAGATCCAGCCGTATGTTTCAAACATCTCTGGCTCCTCGTGCCAACCAGAAGTTATCGTTCAAATTCTATGGACC CTTCCGCCGTCATCATCAGTTCATCCCGTATTTCATGTGTCTCAACTCAAGGCTGCCATccttccaggtactccagttcTGCCCTCATTCCCGACTGATATCGAGTTACCTCGTGTGCCAGTGGAAATTCTGAAGCAACGCATCGTTCCTACTGCCACTGGTTCTGTGGAACAAGTGTTGATCCGCTGGTCTGGCTGGGATCGTGAGATGGCAGCCTGGGAGAATGCTGCTCATCTTCGTCAAGCCTACCCCCGTGCCACTGCTTGGGGACAAGCAGGTTCTCAAGCCCCGGGGAATGTTATCATCCAGCCCACTACAAGTGAAGCAGCTGAAGACGACCATGGGCCAAGAGCGGGCTCACGTACTCGGAGGCCCAACGTGCGCTTAGCCGGTAGCGAGTGGGTGTGA